From Arvicanthis niloticus isolate mArvNil1 chromosome 22, mArvNil1.pat.X, whole genome shotgun sequence, the proteins below share one genomic window:
- the Tektip1 gene encoding tektin bundle-interacting protein 1: MENVRREASRPSVPSGTLELYFPDHLYRNDYLSLEGPRWAPAIKQATRWKFTPMGRDAAGQVWFTGLTNSNACDAWYMLPRALDMPYREAHTRWHGCFQSRQRGLPPAYTQHLREMAFWDPAIPAQYLNPGPRWGCVQWRDRQIRGKEFVVTRNQFGAQLPWRSDYVPHLSPPQRPRFTAQDFRQRGLERPCPATGQLPPAFTPAL; the protein is encoded by the exons ATGGAAAACGTGAGGCGGGAGGCTTCTCGGCCCTCTGTTCCCTCAGGCACCCTTGAACTCTACTTTCCAGACCATCTATACCG CAATGACTACCTGTCCCTGGAGGGGCCCCGTTGGGCGCCGGCCATCAAGCAAGCCACGCGCTGGAAGTTCACGCCCATGGGACGGGACGCGGCCGGCCAGGTGTGGTTCACCGGCCTGACCAACTCGAACGCATGCGATGCCTGGTACATGCTGCCCCGGGCGCTCGACATGCCGTACCGCGAGGCGCACACACGCTGGCACGGCTGCTTCCAGAGTCGGCAGCGCGGCCTGCCGCCCG CCTACACACAGCACTTGCGGGAGATGGCCTTCTGGGACCCTGCGATCCCCGCGCAGTACCTCAACCCGGGCCCGCGCTGGGGGTGCGTGCAGTGGAGGGACAGGCAAATCCGCGGCAAGGAGTTCG TGGTCACCAGGAACCAGTTCGGGGCACAGCTGCCCTGGCGGTCCGACTATGTGCCGCACCTGTCGCCGCCACAGCGGCCACGATTCACAGCGCAGGACTTCAGACAGCGGGGCCTCGAGCGCCCCTGCCCGGCCACCGGCCAGCTGCCCCCGGCCTTCACACCCGCGCTCTGA